Proteins from a genomic interval of Arachis hypogaea cultivar Tifrunner chromosome 10, arahy.Tifrunner.gnm2.J5K5, whole genome shotgun sequence:
- the LOC140175719 gene encoding uncharacterized protein, which yields MSFVKSVDASDMIKTADTLFKLFAEVIEWVGSSNIVHVVIDNAANYVSVGKLIHEKYPNIFWSPCANHCINLILKDISSMPHIADIASRASKVTVFVYNHMIFLSRLRKRKDWKEIVRPGVTRFATVFITLKSIYDHKEHLQALVVECQ from the coding sequence ATGTCATTTGTTAAGTCTGTTGATGCTTCTGATATGATAAAAACTGCCGATACCTTGTTTAAATTGTTTGCTGAGGTTATTGAGTGGGTTGGGTCTAGTAACATTGTGCATGTGGTTATTGATAATGCTGCAAATTATGTATCTGTTGGAAAACTCATTCATGAAAAGTATCCAAACATTTTTTGGTCTCCTTGTGCTAATCACTGCATCAATCTTATTTTGAAAGACATATCAAGTATGCCTCACATAGCTGACATTGCCTCTCGTGCTTCAAAAGTGACTGTGTTTGTTTACAATCATATGATTTTCTTGTCACGgcttagaaaaagaaaagattggAAAGAAATTGTTCGACCAGGAGTTACACGTTTTGCTACTGTTTTCATTACTTTGAAAAGTATATATGATCATAAGGAACACTTGCAAGCATTGGTGGTGGAGTGTCAGTAG